In Thermomicrobiales bacterium, a single genomic region encodes these proteins:
- a CDS encoding amidase, translating to MANELWQLDAVELAGLIRDGRVSAREAVAEHLARLDAVNPQINAVVPPMLHEQALAEAEAADRARQAGDAVGPLHGLPITTKINTDQAGLPTDNGAPVLKDFIANEDSAQVANLRRAGAIVIGRTNAPAFSMRAMTDNALHGMTLNPWNPAMTCGGSSGGAGASIASGIGVIGQGNDIGGSVRWPAYCNGIVGLRPSLGRVPAFNPSSPARRMSSLMMSVQGPLTRSVRDARLALAALAVRDVRDTWWTPAPLVGEPLPSPIRVALVTAVDRIDIDPATVAAVREAGRCLASAGYAVEEVTPPETAQVWETWHPLGLTDLNLTLRPQARESGDPGISRFIEFWFQLRDGADLAGYLDAQVERDRLLRAWNVFMETYPVIVMPSCAEIALPAGSDVQDLDGARRTLRALSFQLILPVLGLPGLAVPTTPVDGLPMGVQIVSRRFREDICLDAGEIIEAQVGQFTPIDPRS from the coding sequence ATGGCGAACGAGCTGTGGCAACTGGATGCTGTGGAGCTGGCTGGACTGATTCGTGACGGGCGCGTTTCGGCCCGCGAGGCTGTGGCGGAGCATCTGGCGCGGCTGGATGCGGTGAACCCGCAGATCAACGCGGTCGTGCCGCCGATGCTGCACGAGCAGGCACTGGCCGAGGCCGAGGCCGCCGATCGGGCGCGCCAGGCCGGCGATGCGGTCGGCCCGCTGCACGGACTGCCGATCACGACCAAAATCAATACTGATCAGGCCGGCTTGCCGACCGACAACGGCGCGCCGGTGCTCAAGGACTTCATCGCCAACGAGGACAGCGCCCAGGTGGCGAATCTCCGACGCGCCGGTGCCATCGTCATCGGACGGACCAACGCGCCGGCCTTCTCGATGCGGGCGATGACCGACAACGCGCTGCACGGCATGACGCTCAACCCGTGGAACCCGGCCATGACCTGCGGTGGATCGAGCGGCGGTGCCGGTGCGTCGATCGCGTCCGGTATCGGCGTCATCGGGCAGGGCAATGACATCGGCGGATCGGTGCGCTGGCCGGCCTACTGCAACGGCATCGTCGGTCTGCGTCCCAGCCTCGGGCGCGTTCCCGCGTTCAATCCCAGCAGTCCGGCGCGGCGCATGTCGTCGCTGATGATGTCGGTTCAGGGACCGCTGACCCGCAGCGTTCGCGATGCCCGGCTGGCGCTGGCCGCGCTGGCTGTACGGGACGTGCGCGACACCTGGTGGACGCCCGCACCGCTCGTTGGCGAACCACTGCCAAGCCCGATCCGCGTCGCGCTGGTCACGGCGGTCGACAGGATCGACATCGACCCGGCGACAGTCGCTGCCGTGCGCGAAGCTGGTCGCTGTCTGGCGTCGGCAGGCTATGCCGTCGAGGAGGTCACACCACCGGAGACGGCACAGGTCTGGGAGACATGGCACCCGCTCGGGCTGACTGATCTCAACCTGACACTGCGTCCACAGGCGCGCGAGAGCGGCGACCCGGGCATCTCGCGCTTCATCGAGTTCTGGTTCCAGCTCCGCGATGGAGCTGATCTGGCCGGCTATCTCGATGCGCAGGTCGAGCGGGATCGTCTGCTGCGCGCCTGGAACGTATTTATGGAGACGTACCCGGTGATCGTCATGCCGTCGTGCGCTGAGATCGCGCTGCCGGCTGGGAGCGACGTGCAGGATCTGGACGGCGCGCGGCGCACACTGCGGGCGCTGTCGTTCCAGCTGATCCTGCCGGTGCTCGGCTTGCCCGGCCTGGCCGTACCAACAACGCCGGTTGATGGCCTGCCGATGGGCGTCCAGATCGTGTCGCGACGCTTCCGCGAAGACATCTGCCTGGATGCCGGAGAGATCATCGAGGCGCAAGTTGGCCAGTTCACGCCAATCGACCCGCGCTCCTGA
- a CDS encoding ISKra4 family transposase has translation MLELLSGVAFTPWLVESIVRLGALIPFGQVPALLRHFTGVSVSVATVRRLTETAGAVQEAGETRAVDELEHALPDAPQGPPVQLLSVDGAMVPLVGGSWAEVKTLAIGTVEAVTPAMGTTTGERPAAPMVQTRELSYFSRLADTDTFTRLATIETQRRGTETARTVVAVTDGARWCQGFIDVQRADAIRILDFAHALEHLGQVAQAVYGAGTATASAWLGQQAHALRHGQTLAVLDRLAALAAAPRCGSEVRTLIQQTHVYLATRMEQVRYDVFVAAGYPIGSGCVESANKLLVEARLKGSGMHWARDNVNPMLALRALACNQRWQEAWPTLWQAWRRAVHDRARQRRQARRARDQEPPSVVVATPPSAVVVEQPARPKTIVNGKPTKDHPWRRSAPFPAKR, from the coding sequence GTGCTGGAACTCCTGAGCGGGGTGGCCTTCACCCCCTGGCTCGTTGAGAGCATCGTGCGGCTGGGAGCACTCATCCCCTTTGGCCAGGTCCCAGCACTGCTGCGGCATTTCACAGGCGTCTCCGTCAGTGTGGCGACCGTCCGCCGTCTGACCGAGACGGCTGGTGCCGTGCAGGAGGCCGGAGAGACACGGGCCGTCGACGAGCTGGAGCACGCGCTGCCGGACGCGCCACAGGGACCGCCAGTGCAACTGCTCAGTGTTGATGGGGCGATGGTTCCGCTGGTGGGTGGAAGCTGGGCCGAGGTGAAGACGCTGGCCATTGGCACGGTCGAGGCTGTCACGCCAGCAATGGGGACAACCACCGGAGAGCGACCCGCTGCACCGATGGTACAGACGCGGGAGTTGTCGTATTTCTCGCGCCTGGCCGACACAGACACCTTCACCCGTCTGGCGACGATTGAGACGCAGCGGCGGGGGACGGAGACGGCCCGGACGGTGGTGGCCGTCACCGATGGTGCCCGCTGGTGTCAGGGGTTCATTGATGTCCAGCGCGCCGATGCCATCCGGATTCTCGACTTTGCTCATGCGCTGGAGCATCTGGGGCAGGTAGCCCAGGCCGTCTATGGAGCGGGCACGGCGACAGCCAGCGCGTGGCTCGGTCAGCAGGCGCACGCGCTGCGCCACGGACAGACCCTGGCGGTGCTCGATCGGCTCGCGGCCCTTGCTGCGGCACCGCGCTGCGGATCGGAGGTGCGCACACTGATCCAGCAGACCCACGTCTATCTGGCGACGCGCATGGAACAGGTGCGCTACGACGTCTTTGTTGCAGCGGGATATCCGATCGGGAGTGGATGTGTCGAGAGTGCCAACAAGCTGTTGGTTGAGGCCCGGCTGAAGGGCAGTGGGATGCACTGGGCGCGTGACAATGTCAATCCGATGCTGGCATTGCGCGCCCTGGCGTGTAATCAGCGGTGGCAGGAGGCGTGGCCAACCCTCTGGCAGGCTTGGCGGCGTGCCGTGCACGACCGTGCCAGGCAGCGTCGTCAGGCCCGTCGTGCGCGTGACCAGGAACCTCCATCGGTCGTGGTGGCAACTCCGCCCTCTGCCGTCGTCGTTGAACAACCCGCCCGACCAAAGACCATCGTCAACGGCAAGCCCACCAAAGATCATCCGTGGCGACGTTCCGCTCCCTTCCCCGCCAAACGATGA